Proteins from one Triticum aestivum cultivar Chinese Spring chromosome 7A, IWGSC CS RefSeq v2.1, whole genome shotgun sequence genomic window:
- the LOC123149049 gene encoding L-ascorbate oxidase homolog yields the protein MKMSSPAALCVFVLLASLLAAARAEDPYRFYTWNVTFGDIYPLGVKQQGILINGQFPGPQIDAVTNDNIIINVFNNLPAPFLLSWQGIQQRRSSWQDGVYGTNCPIPPGGNFTYNMQFKDQIGSYYYFPSLAFHKAAGGYGGIRVLSRPRIPVPFNPPAGDFTILAGDWFKLNHTDLKGILDSGNDLPFPDGLLINGHGSNGNRFTVDQGKTYRFRVSNVGISTSVNIRIQGHSLLLVEVEGSHTMQNTYSSLDIHLGQSYSFLVKADQPPQDYTIVVSTRFTNPVLTNTAMLHYSNSNGVPAALPPPPGPTVEIDWSLNQARSIRWNLTASGPRPNPQGSYHYGQVNTTRTMRLANSRVTINGKLRYAVNSVSFIPTDTPLKVADFYNIQGVFTPGSMPDASSGGPAYLQTAVMASNMRDYVEVVFENAEGSVQSWHIDGYAFWVVGMDGGQWTPASRQNYNLRDAIARYTLQVYPGAWTAIYMPLDNVGMWNVRSESWGRQYLGQQFYLRVYSPANSWRDENPIPKNALLCGRASGRRTRPL from the exons ATGAAGATGTCGTCTCCCGCCGCCCTCTGCGTCTTCGTCCTCCTCGCCTCCCTCCTCGCGGCGGCCAGGGCCGAGGACCCCTACCGGTTCTACACCTGGAACGTCACCTTCGGCGACATCTACCCGCTCGGCGTCAAGCAGCAG GGGATCCTGATCAACGGGCAGTTCCCGGGGCCGCAGATCGACGCCGTCACCAacgacaacatcatcatcaacgtcttcaacaacctgCCCGCACCATTTCTCCTCTCATG GCAGGGGATTCAGCAGAGGAGGAGCTCATGGCAAGACGGCGTGTACGGCACAAACTGCCCGATCCCTCCGGGGGGCAACTTCACCTACAACATGCAGTTCAAGGACCAGATCGGGAGCTACTACTACTTCCCTTCTCTCGCGTTCCATAAGGCGGCTGGCGGGTACGGTGGCATCAGGGTCCTTAGCCGCCCGAGGATCCCCGTTCCGTTCAACCCCCCTGCCGGTGATTTCACCATCTTGGCCGGTGACTGGTTCAAGCTCAACCACACT GACTTGAAAGGCATTCTGGACAGTGGTAACGACCTTCCGTTCCCTGACGGGCTCCTTATCAATGGCCATGGCTCGAATGGCAATAGGTTCACAGTAGACCAAG GGAAAACATATCGTTTTCGGGTGTCAAACGTGGGCATCTCGACCTCGGTGAACATAAGGATCCAGGGCCATTCCTTGCTCCTGGTGGAGGTGGAGGGATCGCACACCATGCAGAACACCTACTCGTCGCTCGACATCCACCTAGGCCAGTCCTACTCGTTCCTCGTGAAGGCGGACCAGCCACCCCAGGACTACACCATCGTCGTCTCGACGCGCTTCACCAACCCCGTTCTCACCAACACCGCCATGCTCCATTACAGCAACTCGAATGGCGTCCCCGCAGCGTTGCCTCCTCCCCCCGGGCCGACCGTCGAGATCGACTGGTCTCTGAATCAGGCCAGATCAATCCG GTGGAACCTGACGGCGAGTGGACCGAGGCCGAACCCTCAGGGGTCGTACCACTATGGCCAAGTGAACACGACGAGAACGATGAGGCTGGCCAACTCGCGGGTCACCATCAACGGCAAGCTGAGGTACGCGGTGAACAGCGTGTCCTTCATCCCGACCGACACCCCGCTCAAGGTGGCCGACTTCTACAACATCCAGGGCGTGTTCACGCCGGGGAGCATGCCCGACGCCTCGTCCGGCGGCCCCGCCTACCTCCAGACGGCCGTCATGGCGTCCAACATGCGGGACTACGTTGAGGTCGTCTTTGAGAACGCCGAGGGCTCCGTGCAGTCCTGGCACATCGACGGCTATGCCTTCTGGGTCGTCGG GATGGACGGAGGGCAGTGGACGCCGGCGAGCCGTCAGAACTACAACCTGAGAGACGCGATCGCCCGGTACACGTTGCAG GTGTATCCTGGGGCGTGGACAGCGATATACATGCCACTGGACAACGTGGGGATGTGGAACGTTCGGTCGGAGAGCTGGGGCAGGCAGTACCTGGGCCAGCAGTTCTACCTGCGGGTATACTCGCCGGCGAACTCGTGGCGCGACGAGAACCCCATCCCCAAGAACGCACTGCTCTGCGGCCGCGCCTCCGGCCGCCGGACCAGGCCGCTCTGA